One genomic window of Prochlorococcus sp. MIT 0801 includes the following:
- a CDS encoding ribonuclease catalytic domain-containing protein: MGTKIIEDEIKDLIFRSKTSNNLNSAVKDLTHLKTYTIDDSKTVEIDDAISLEKVSGQEKLWIHIAAPASYIEYQSGIDIKARKLVSTVYLSTKTSYMLPEALINNIFSLSDKEKRESLSLGVVFNDDGSISSTEIVQSLIQVDYRLDFTEADELIDYAPKEEEDLSVISSILEIRKSWRKKLGSIEILESYGKIVVEDKIPNIKIIDPTLSRQLISEAMILYGDIISNFTKLNKIPVPYRVQERAHKVSKDNIQLSDNKILYNFLLKKTMGKTYYSINPMQHDSLALTSYLHATSPIRRYADLLVHYQLNRFLNNKVLISKDDVQQIIQEINNQGRQNIMRFREDQKYWLGKWFENNTFNEYSVLLLNWVNRYKNICLLYFVDYNFSTISNLHSKLNINIGDNFNVKKTTHDNNDMNYFEIIQ, encoded by the coding sequence ATGGGCACAAAAATAATAGAAGATGAAATAAAAGATTTAATATTCAGATCTAAGACAAGTAATAATTTAAATTCTGCAGTTAAAGATCTTACCCATCTTAAAACATATACAATAGATGATTCTAAAACGGTAGAAATAGATGATGCAATTTCACTAGAAAAAGTATCTGGTCAGGAAAAGTTATGGATTCATATCGCAGCCCCTGCTTCCTATATTGAATATCAATCAGGTATAGATATAAAAGCAAGAAAACTTGTCTCAACTGTTTATTTATCTACCAAAACTTCTTACATGCTTCCAGAAGCTTTAATAAATAATATATTCAGCCTAAGTGATAAAGAAAAGAGAGAATCATTAAGCTTAGGTGTTGTCTTTAATGATGACGGTAGTATTTCTTCTACTGAAATTGTTCAGAGTTTGATTCAAGTAGATTACCGTTTAGATTTTACAGAAGCTGATGAACTAATAGACTATGCGCCAAAAGAAGAGGAGGATTTAAGTGTAATATCAAGCATTTTAGAAATTAGAAAGAGTTGGAGGAAGAAGCTTGGTTCAATTGAAATATTAGAATCTTATGGAAAAATAGTTGTTGAAGATAAGATTCCCAACATAAAAATAATTGATCCAACTTTATCAAGACAACTAATAAGTGAGGCTATGATCTTGTACGGAGATATTATTTCAAATTTTACTAAGCTAAATAAAATACCTGTTCCATATAGGGTTCAAGAACGCGCACATAAAGTAAGTAAAGATAATATTCAACTTTCTGATAATAAAATTTTATATAATTTTTTACTTAAGAAAACTATGGGTAAAACTTATTATTCTATAAATCCAATGCAACACGATAGTTTAGCATTAACATCTTATTTACATGCTACATCTCCCATTAGAAGATATGCTGACTTGTTAGTTCACTATCAATTAAATAGATTTCTTAATAATAAAGTTCTCATATCTAAGGATGATGTTCAACAGATTATTCAGGAGATTAATAATCAAGGAAGACAAAATATCATGAGATTTAGAGAAGATCAAAAATATTGGCTAGGTAAATGGTTCGAAAATAACACGTTTAATGAATATAGTGTGTTATTGCTTAATTGGGTAAATAGGTATAAAAATATTTGTCTTCTATACTTTGTCGATTATAATTTTTCTACAATATCCAATTTGCATTCAAAATTAAATATAAATATCGGAGACAATTTTAATGTTAAAAAAACTACCCATGATAACAATGATATGAATTATTTTGAGATAATTCAATGA
- a CDS encoding molecular chaperone DnaJ, with protein MAEAETEEKKVKRISIDLPIELIEGVDRLRKEWGLRARGLVFARLLEVILANDLEDDLTNNQQLELNQSIKTDLVTNNYDEVDNKTEEKAIVIVGDKNIEIKNVSVLENDLENNSINKKNQITSGIELPGFIRKQATNLKRSLSKDKTIKNMEDTSITTIDINDLLEAKDDAVKHWIYLYGQKPTDNVLEASMIWLARDIWPNVDGTENIPFTWNAACKMLNSYCKDWHNENLTFDQVIILAGALEDPFSTRNLKSRIPTLIRRFVNKFKRSNNVTSFQTLESTMTVHGALKLLGLPTKAGSSLTLSFIRESYKNKALSNHPDAGGSNESMRKLNEAYQLLKDLYKN; from the coding sequence GTGGCAGAAGCAGAAACTGAAGAGAAGAAGGTAAAAAGAATTTCAATTGACTTGCCAATTGAGTTAATAGAAGGTGTAGATCGTCTTCGTAAAGAGTGGGGACTAAGGGCCAGAGGACTTGTCTTTGCGAGGCTATTAGAAGTTATTTTAGCAAACGACTTAGAGGATGATTTAACAAACAATCAACAACTAGAGCTTAACCAAAGTATTAAGACTGACTTGGTAACAAACAATTATGATGAAGTAGACAATAAGACTGAGGAAAAGGCAATTGTTATAGTTGGTGATAAGAATATTGAAATAAAGAATGTCTCAGTACTAGAAAATGATTTAGAAAATAACAGTATCAATAAAAAAAATCAGATAACATCTGGCATTGAACTCCCTGGGTTTATAAGGAAACAAGCTACTAATTTAAAGAGAAGTTTAAGCAAGGACAAGACTATAAAAAATATGGAGGACACATCAATTACAACTATTGATATAAACGATTTATTAGAGGCTAAAGATGATGCAGTAAAACATTGGATCTACCTTTACGGACAAAAACCGACAGACAATGTTCTTGAGGCATCCATGATTTGGCTAGCAAGGGATATATGGCCTAACGTCGATGGTACGGAAAACATTCCTTTCACATGGAATGCTGCATGCAAAATGTTGAATTCATATTGCAAGGATTGGCATAATGAAAATCTGACTTTTGATCAAGTAATCATATTAGCTGGAGCATTAGAAGATCCATTCTCTACTAGAAACCTAAAAAGCAGAATTCCTACTCTCATTCGAAGATTTGTAAATAAATTTAAACGAAGCAACAATGTAACTTCTTTTCAAACACTTGAATCAACCATGACCGTCCATGGAGCACTTAAATTATTAGGTTTACCTACAAAGGCGGGCTCTTCATTAACACTTTCTTTCATCAGGGAATCATATAAAAACAAAGCATTATCTAACCATCCAGACGCTGGGGGCTCAAATGAATCAATGAGGAAGCTAAATGAAGCATATCAGCTTTTAAAAGATTTATACAAAAATTGA
- the lptC gene encoding LPS export ABC transporter periplasmic protein LptC codes for MKSFNIYLLFILTIFPLLGCQKSNKSTAQVDNKSYINDFELLQENPNKETSVKITSPKAIIDPTINDIEIYESSIEIMNENGIDFQVESGNATLNNLSNNIRVFNNVNISFLKDSDYNISTNSFNWDLNTSVIDINNPLDINFENTKINASKGFYNIDSNLLQIDNTRFNRKINNSEGVEEYQVEIKSDFAKWFKNDNKLVFTSNEKQVETTIKFLLTK; via the coding sequence GTGAAATCTTTCAATATCTATTTACTATTTATACTCACTATATTTCCACTATTAGGATGTCAGAAATCTAATAAATCAACTGCACAGGTTGATAACAAAAGCTATATTAATGATTTTGAACTACTTCAAGAAAATCCAAACAAAGAAACTAGTGTAAAAATTACTAGTCCAAAAGCCATAATTGATCCAACCATTAACGATATAGAAATATACGAAAGTTCAATTGAAATAATGAATGAAAATGGAATAGACTTTCAAGTTGAATCTGGCAATGCAACCCTAAATAATTTATCAAATAATATTAGAGTTTTTAATAATGTAAACATATCGTTCCTTAAAGATTCAGATTACAATATTAGCACTAATTCATTTAATTGGGATTTAAATACTTCAGTTATAGATATAAACAATCCACTTGATATAAATTTTGAAAATACCAAGATAAATGCATCTAAAGGATTTTATAATATCGACTCCAACCTACTTCAAATAGATAATACTAGATTTAATAGAAAAATAAATAATTCTGAAGGTGTAGAGGAATATCAAGTAGAAATAAAATCTGACTTTGCTAAATGGTTCAAGAATGATAATAAATTAGTATTCACATCGAATGAGAAACAGGTTGAAACAACGATTAAATTTCTACTTACTAAGTAG
- a CDS encoding tRNA (cytidine(34)-2'-O)-methyltransferase: MNSSNRPRPRVALFEPRIPQNTGTIGRSCLAFNMSLDIIKPTGFSFEDKYLKRAGLDYWPHVDVHLYESFEQYKNSFKNSRIIALTKKSNNLISNIIYKDTDILLFGREDTGLPESVINKCEIVAGIPMPGGENQLKTGGVRSLNLSVASGIVCYSACLQLNLLSK, translated from the coding sequence ATGAATTCATCAAATCGTCCAAGACCTCGTGTCGCATTATTTGAACCAAGAATTCCACAGAATACTGGAACAATTGGTAGGTCATGTTTAGCCTTTAATATGTCATTAGATATTATTAAGCCAACTGGATTTAGCTTCGAAGATAAATATTTAAAAAGAGCAGGTTTAGATTATTGGCCACACGTTGATGTACATTTATATGAATCGTTTGAACAATATAAAAATTCATTTAAAAACTCAAGAATTATAGCTCTTACAAAAAAAAGTAATAATTTAATTTCAAATATTATTTATAAAGATACAGATATACTTTTATTTGGACGAGAGGATACAGGTTTGCCCGAAAGTGTAATTAATAAGTGTGAAATTGTCGCAGGAATACCTATGCCAGGAGGTGAGAATCAATTAAAGACAGGAGGAGTTAGAAGTTTGAATTTATCCGTTGCCAGTGGGATCGTTTGTTATTCTGCATGTTTACAATTAAACTTATTAAGCAAGTAG
- the pheT gene encoding phenylalanine--tRNA ligase subunit beta yields MKVSVSWLKDLVEFNNDIDELSEKLSMTGFEVESIEDLSEQAQNVVIGFVEEISPHPNAEKLKVCSVDVGLPKKLSIVCGAPNVKAGFHVLVAKVGAYLSSKSLKIKLSNLRGVESEGMICSLEELGIESSNEGIEILEENEANIPPIGTNAVDYLCLNDTIIELAITANRPDGMSMVGIAREISTITNSKLTLPTLNYNEDFNIFEPNISDKETIGVDCIYSITYIDSIDNTGNTNKNIFNKLSSLKQNCINPVVDITNYLMLEQGQPLHAFDADLLDNIIGRKVIPNDFGIRNGKEGELFVALDKKEYKINPTIKLITCDDIPIAIAGVIGGNNSSVSDKTTRIWLEAAVFTPTSIRNSSREIGLRTDASSRYEKGISSNMTTAVSKRASELISVQLGGDNISSYVNTDFKKKSISVNLRMDKINKVLGKLSSSDSNIVNINSTKLRYLNEDEIETLLSKLGLILTSNDSGWNVQVPPYRSSDLTREIDLIEEIARLIGYDNFDSNMPDPLEPGVLSPTKLVERRLRNSFIHNGFQEVVTSSLVGPENTDDNAVLIKNPLLSETSRLRTNVWDEHLKILQRNVSFGAEGCWIFEIAKTYKKDKESFVETNLLSGALTGSKRLSKWGRASKQLSLDYFEARGKLKQSLDVLGVETIDKQLTDKDFMHPGRTSELFVEGKSIGFFGQIHPSQSEKFDLIKETYLFNLDFDSLIKAATRKTNWTRIYKDYPTVPYMERDIALIHSKKYSSLEIMSLIKKTGRPLLEKVELIDRYEGSSMPEDAISQAFRIRYRDVKKTLVEEDINPIHEKIRNALKEKIKAELRS; encoded by the coding sequence ATGAAGGTATCTGTTTCTTGGCTAAAAGATCTTGTCGAATTTAACAATGATATTGACGAGCTTTCTGAAAAGCTGTCAATGACTGGCTTTGAGGTTGAATCAATAGAAGACTTATCAGAACAAGCACAGAATGTTGTTATAGGTTTTGTTGAGGAAATCTCACCGCATCCAAATGCCGAAAAGCTAAAAGTTTGTTCTGTAGATGTTGGTTTACCCAAAAAGTTGAGCATTGTTTGTGGTGCACCAAATGTAAAAGCTGGATTTCACGTCCTAGTGGCGAAGGTTGGAGCTTATTTATCTTCAAAGTCACTAAAAATAAAATTATCTAATTTACGTGGCGTTGAAAGCGAGGGAATGATTTGTTCGCTGGAAGAATTAGGTATTGAAAGTAGTAATGAAGGTATTGAAATTCTTGAAGAAAATGAAGCAAATATCCCACCAATTGGTACAAATGCTGTTGATTACCTTTGTTTGAATGACACCATCATTGAATTAGCTATTACTGCTAATAGACCTGATGGTATGTCAATGGTAGGTATAGCACGAGAAATATCTACAATAACAAATTCAAAATTAACATTACCAACTTTAAATTACAATGAAGACTTTAATATATTTGAACCGAACATAAGTGATAAAGAAACGATTGGAGTAGACTGTATATACTCAATTACGTATATAGACAGTATTGACAATACTGGAAACACAAATAAAAATATTTTTAATAAATTAAGTTCATTAAAACAAAATTGTATAAATCCTGTTGTAGACATTACAAATTATCTAATGCTTGAACAGGGACAACCTTTACATGCTTTTGATGCAGATCTATTAGATAATATAATTGGTAGAAAGGTTATACCAAATGATTTTGGTATTAGAAATGGTAAGGAAGGTGAATTATTTGTCGCACTTGATAAAAAGGAATATAAGATAAATCCAACGATAAAGTTGATTACCTGCGACGATATTCCAATAGCAATAGCAGGAGTTATAGGTGGAAATAATAGTTCTGTAAGTGATAAAACAACAAGGATTTGGTTAGAAGCTGCTGTATTTACCCCTACTTCAATTAGAAATAGTAGTAGAGAAATAGGCCTTAGGACAGATGCAAGTAGTAGGTACGAAAAAGGAATATCGTCAAACATGACTACTGCTGTTTCTAAAAGAGCTAGTGAACTAATTTCTGTTCAGTTAGGGGGGGACAATATATCTTCTTATGTTAATACTGATTTCAAGAAAAAAAGTATTAGTGTAAATCTAAGAATGGATAAAATCAATAAGGTCTTAGGTAAATTAAGTAGCTCAGATAGTAATATTGTAAATATTAATTCTACTAAACTTCGATATCTTAATGAAGATGAGATTGAGACACTCTTATCAAAACTAGGTCTCATACTTACATCAAATGATTCCGGTTGGAATGTTCAAGTCCCTCCTTATAGATCATCTGATTTAACAAGAGAAATTGATTTAATAGAGGAGATAGCGAGGCTAATTGGATATGATAATTTTGATTCAAATATGCCAGATCCTCTTGAGCCAGGAGTCCTTTCACCCACTAAATTAGTCGAAAGACGTTTACGAAATTCTTTCATCCATAATGGTTTTCAAGAGGTAGTTACTTCTTCACTTGTTGGTCCAGAAAATACTGATGACAATGCTGTATTAATTAAAAATCCATTACTATCAGAGACAAGTAGATTAAGAACAAATGTATGGGATGAACATCTTAAAATACTCCAGAGAAACGTATCTTTTGGAGCTGAAGGTTGTTGGATCTTTGAAATAGCAAAGACATACAAAAAAGACAAAGAATCTTTTGTTGAAACTAATTTGTTATCAGGTGCATTGACTGGTAGTAAACGACTTAGTAAGTGGGGTAGAGCATCAAAACAACTATCGTTAGATTATTTTGAAGCAAGAGGCAAACTTAAGCAATCTCTTGATGTTCTTGGAGTTGAGACTATTGATAAGCAGCTTACTGATAAAGATTTCATGCATCCAGGCCGAACGTCTGAATTATTTGTTGAAGGCAAAAGTATCGGATTCTTTGGTCAAATTCATCCTTCGCAGTCTGAGAAATTTGATCTAATTAAGGAAACTTATTTATTTAACCTTGATTTTGATTCATTGATAAAAGCTGCGACAAGGAAAACAAATTGGACAAGAATTTACAAGGATTACCCCACTGTTCCTTATATGGAAAGAGATATTGCCCTCATACATTCAAAAAAATATAGCTCTTTAGAAATCATGAGTCTAATTAAAAAAACTGGAAGGCCATTATTAGAGAAAGTAGAATTAATAGACCGTTACGAGGGCTCTTCAATGCCCGAGGATGCGATTAGCCAAGCTTTTCGAATCAGATACAGAGATGTTAAAAAAACATTAGTAGAGGAAGACATTAATCCAATACACGAAAAGATAAGAAATGCTCTTAAAGAAAAAATAAAAGCGGAACTAAGAAGTTAG
- the metG gene encoding methionine--tRNA ligase, whose amino-acid sequence MKYTITTPLYYVNDKPHLGSSYTTIACDAIARFERLKGNTVLFLTGVDEHGQKIERTAESKNLEPQLHCDEITEKYKYLWDKLNISYDRFVRTTSIEHTSLVHQFYSKVLKSNDVYMGRQSGWYCVGCEEYKDVEDKDKSPICSIHKKELEWRDEENLFFKLSKYQDQIEKLIHVDGFISPKSRKNEIINFVSKGLRDFSISRVNLKWGINVPGNMDHTFYVWFDALLGYVSGSLNDQYSPELTEKSLCNWPANIHVIGKDILRFHAVYWPAMLLSAGMKTPRSVFGHGFLTREGQKMGKSLGNVLDPIELLEYGGIDAMRWYLLRDIEFGEDGDFQMRRFVDIVNSDLCNTIGNLLNRTITMSKKWFRENIPIDNTLSSNSTLKVQSEKKIIEYMESFKDSNFKSSANAIIDLANSANLYLNDRAPWKLIKDISNKNVVALDIYSVLESCRIIGILLNPIVPNLSNRILKQLNIDTSNINFKDSLQWGLLDPNNGLQDPTPVMDKIEFNEEAI is encoded by the coding sequence ATGAAATACACAATTACAACACCACTATATTATGTTAACGATAAGCCTCATCTAGGTAGTTCATATACAACAATCGCTTGTGATGCGATAGCTCGTTTTGAAAGACTAAAGGGAAATACTGTCCTTTTTCTTACTGGTGTTGACGAACATGGTCAGAAAATAGAGCGTACGGCAGAAAGCAAAAACCTTGAACCTCAACTACATTGCGATGAAATCACAGAAAAGTATAAGTATTTATGGGACAAACTAAATATTAGTTACGATCGTTTCGTTAGAACAACTTCTATTGAACATACATCCTTGGTCCATCAATTTTATTCCAAAGTACTGAAATCTAATGATGTATACATGGGTAGGCAAAGTGGTTGGTATTGTGTTGGATGTGAGGAATATAAGGATGTTGAGGATAAAGATAAAAGTCCAATCTGCTCAATCCATAAAAAGGAATTAGAGTGGAGAGATGAAGAGAATTTATTTTTTAAATTATCAAAATATCAAGATCAAATTGAAAAATTAATTCATGTCGATGGTTTCATATCTCCGAAAAGTAGAAAAAATGAAATTATAAATTTTGTCTCCAAGGGCTTAAGAGATTTCTCAATTTCAAGAGTAAACTTAAAATGGGGAATAAATGTTCCCGGAAATATGGATCATACATTTTATGTATGGTTTGACGCATTACTTGGTTATGTTAGTGGATCTCTTAATGATCAATACTCACCGGAACTAACCGAAAAATCGTTATGTAATTGGCCTGCAAACATACATGTTATTGGTAAGGATATCCTCAGATTCCACGCTGTTTATTGGCCTGCAATGCTTCTGTCCGCAGGTATGAAAACACCACGAAGTGTTTTTGGTCATGGGTTCTTAACTCGAGAAGGGCAGAAAATGGGTAAATCACTAGGTAACGTACTTGACCCCATTGAACTTCTGGAATATGGCGGGATCGATGCAATGAGATGGTATCTTCTAAGAGATATTGAATTTGGAGAAGATGGTGATTTTCAAATGAGAAGATTTGTTGATATCGTTAATAGTGATTTATGTAATACTATTGGTAATTTATTAAATAGAACAATAACAATGTCGAAAAAATGGTTTAGAGAAAATATCCCAATAGATAATACTTTATCATCTAATTCTACACTTAAAGTTCAATCAGAGAAAAAGATAATCGAATATATGGAGTCATTTAAGGATAGTAATTTTAAAAGCTCAGCTAATGCAATAATTGATTTAGCCAATAGTGCAAATCTTTATTTAAATGATCGAGCACCATGGAAACTAATTAAGGATATTTCTAATAAAAATGTTGTAGCTCTTGATATTTATTCTGTTCTCGAATCATGCCGGATTATTGGAATATTACTTAATCCGATTGTACCAAATTTAAGTAATAGAATATTAAAACAACTTAATATTGATACTTCAAATATAAATTTTAAAGATTCACTTCAATGGGGTTTATTAGATCCTAATAATGGATTACAGGATCCAACTCCTGTAATGGATAAGATTGAATTTAATGAGGAGGCTATATAG
- a CDS encoding bifunctional adenosylcobinamide kinase/adenosylcobinamide-phosphate guanylyltransferase, whose protein sequence is MITPLGKNYKGLISITGPTRSGKSQLAEFLIKKQQSVTYIATSKPRPNDPDWQKRIDLHRKRRPDRWKLIEHPKDICKAIESISGNESILIDSIGGLVEHHLGDDDDQWEIFQDKLLNCFTDDNLLIVVVSEEVGWGIVPATPIGHLFRERHSTLTSLLSCRSKKKLLAINGIAIDLDQIGELIP, encoded by the coding sequence ATGATTACACCATTAGGAAAAAACTATAAAGGACTTATATCAATTACAGGACCGACAAGAAGTGGAAAAAGTCAATTGGCAGAATTTTTAATCAAGAAACAACAATCCGTCACTTATATAGCAACATCAAAACCAAGACCAAATGATCCAGATTGGCAAAAAAGGATTGATCTCCACAGGAAGAGAAGACCTGATCGATGGAAGTTAATTGAGCATCCTAAGGACATCTGCAAAGCAATTGAATCGATCAGTGGAAATGAATCTATATTAATAGATTCAATAGGTGGCTTAGTAGAGCATCACCTAGGAGATGACGATGATCAATGGGAAATATTCCAAGATAAATTACTTAATTGTTTTACAGATGATAATTTGCTAATTGTTGTTGTTTCAGAGGAGGTTGGTTGGGGAATTGTTCCTGCCACACCAATAGGACATTTATTTCGTGAACGTCATAGCACGCTAACCTCATTGCTTAGTTGTCGTTCAAAAAAAAAGTTGCTTGCTATCAATGGCATTGCAATTGATTTAGATCAAATTGGCGAGCTCATCCCATGA
- a CDS encoding cofactor assembly of complex C subunit B, translating to MYKISSLVIIFGAFLLILSIINIATTNQVNPSLVRAETISGISSIALITIGYLWTEINPKQPSKAKLNGKEGFELCNELSEDQRNELAWGSKQILTATAASTILIYWDNRVILRRGLISNNKFKPGEICNRAIDQKRLISLVNTELFPGREEFDDVLTDLPAVIVYPLSNRGLTIVGGWSKRSFTNSDEKWISGWSDKLYVLLSK from the coding sequence ATGTATAAAATTTCAAGCTTAGTTATTATATTTGGAGCTTTTCTATTAATTTTATCAATTATAAACATTGCTACTACTAATCAAGTAAATCCAAGCCTAGTAAGAGCAGAGACTATATCTGGAATTTCTTCTATAGCATTAATAACTATAGGTTATCTCTGGACCGAAATTAATCCTAAACAACCTTCAAAAGCAAAGTTGAATGGAAAAGAAGGTTTTGAACTTTGCAATGAATTATCAGAAGATCAAAGAAATGAATTAGCATGGGGAAGCAAGCAAATACTAACTGCAACAGCGGCAAGTACAATATTAATATATTGGGATAATAGAGTTATACTTAGAAGAGGCTTAATATCAAATAATAAATTTAAACCTGGAGAAATATGTAATAGAGCTATTGATCAAAAAAGACTTATTTCGTTAGTAAATACAGAGTTATTTCCAGGGAGAGAAGAATTTGATGACGTTTTAACTGATTTACCTGCAGTGATCGTTTATCCTCTCTCTAATAGGGGCCTAACTATAGTTGGAGGCTGGTCAAAGAGATCATTTACAAATTCAGATGAGAAATGGATTTCAGGATGGTCTGATAAGTTATACGTTCTACTTAGTAAGTAG
- the rpmG gene encoding 50S ribosomal protein L33 — MAKKGTRIVVTLECTESRTVPSSEKRSAGVSRYTTEKNRRNTTERLELKKFCPELNKMTIHREIK, encoded by the coding sequence ATGGCGAAAAAAGGTACCAGAATTGTGGTCACTTTAGAATGTACTGAGTCTAGAACTGTACCTAGCTCAGAAAAACGTTCTGCAGGAGTATCTAGATACACCACAGAAAAAAATCGTAGAAACACTACTGAGAGACTTGAACTAAAAAAATTCTGTCCTGAATTAAATAAGATGACAATTCATAGAGAAATCAAATAA
- a CDS encoding DUF4922 domain-containing protein, translated as MKSELIWSKALETSRKAIECAAVIPLETYKYKSIKRIFDYELRFLKRTFPKNLVDYGPKENPFIPWDRRLEVQAVNDNYTLILNKYPVQLGHLLLITNYWKPQNSWLNIGDFEAISKVDNDTTGLWFFNSSKEAGASQPHRHFQLLRRHTYENICPRYDWFCSLLNNSEDFNSDIKQSISIKPRMSKSEIDANDLFNSYKSMIIEMDLGDINNDDKPIKPYNLLITKRWISLIVRSKDRSHGFNINALGFAGYFLGTKRSDIDMLIKFGPESILKHVI; from the coding sequence GTGAAGAGCGAATTAATATGGTCGAAAGCTCTTGAAACCAGCAGAAAAGCTATTGAATGTGCAGCTGTTATTCCATTAGAAACTTATAAATATAAATCTATTAAAAGAATTTTTGACTATGAATTGAGGTTTCTAAAAAGAACCTTTCCAAAAAATTTAGTTGACTATGGTCCAAAGGAAAATCCCTTTATTCCTTGGGATAGAAGACTTGAAGTTCAGGCAGTAAATGATAATTACACTTTAATTTTGAATAAATATCCTGTACAACTGGGGCATTTATTATTAATTACTAATTATTGGAAACCACAAAATAGTTGGCTAAATATCGGCGATTTTGAAGCAATTTCTAAAGTTGATAATGATACAACAGGATTATGGTTTTTCAATAGCAGTAAGGAAGCAGGAGCTAGCCAGCCTCATCGTCATTTTCAATTATTACGTAGGCATACTTATGAAAATATTTGTCCTAGATATGATTGGTTTTGTTCTTTACTAAATAATAGTGAAGATTTTAACTCTGATATCAAACAAAGTATTTCAATTAAACCAAGAATGAGTAAATCTGAAATAGATGCTAATGACTTGTTTAATTCATATAAGTCAATGATTATTGAAATGGATTTAGGTGATATAAATAATGATGATAAACCAATAAAGCCATATAATCTTCTTATCACAAAAAGATGGATTTCACTTATTGTAAGATCGAAGGATAGGTCTCATGGTTTCAACATAAATGCACTGGGATTTGCAGGATATTTTCTTGGAACAAAAAGATCAGATATTGATATGTTGATTAAATTTGGTCCAGAATCTATTTTAAAACATGTAATTTAA
- the rpsR gene encoding 30S ribosomal protein S18 encodes MTNSVFKQKLSPIKPGDPIDYKDVELLKKFITDRGKILPRRLTGLTAKQQRDLTTAVKRARIIALLPFVNPEG; translated from the coding sequence ATGACTAATTCTGTATTTAAACAAAAGCTTTCTCCAATAAAGCCAGGCGATCCTATTGACTATAAGGACGTAGAATTATTAAAGAAGTTTATTACTGATAGAGGTAAAATTTTACCTAGAAGACTTACAGGATTAACAGCTAAGCAACAAAGAGACTTAACAACAGCTGTTAAAAGAGCAAGAATAATTGCCTTACTCCCCTTTGTTAATCCAGAAGGATAG